TGATCATTGAATTTCCCTATTACACTGACACAAGAGATTCTAGGGTTAATGCAACTTTGCTATAGCAAAAGAACCATAAGAAACCTATAATATTATAAGTATagtatatatgtgtatagaCAACATAGTTGTCATATAGTTCAATGATTacaaaaattagtttaataattaCAAATGGATCTCTTAGCAAATGGAGATAGTTGTTGGGTTTTACATTAATTGATTGTTTCTTTGATAACAATTCAGGATGACCAATTTTTGGGGATAAATTCTTCCCTGGAGCCCCAGTCAGTCACTGCCCAAAACATGATTACCAGAAAAGCTGGTGGAAAGAAAGGagtagaaaaagaaatgcagGTAGGtgcatttgtatttttttcactaaacCAATGTTGAAGTCCATAACTTTCTGCAATTTCTTCTAGATCATAGTGGACATGAGGGAATTTATGAGCAGCCTTCCAAATGTACTCCACCAGAAAGGCATGTGTATTATACCAGTGACTCTGGAAGTTGGAGATTACATTCTGTCCCCACTGATATGTGTTGAGCGTAAGAGTATTCAAGATCTCTTTATGAGTTTTTCATCAGGCCGTTTGTATCACCAGGTGGAAATGATGTCGCGCTACTATCGTATACCTGTCCTCCTGATCGAGTTCTCACAGGATAAAAGCTTTTCCTTTCAGGTTTTTAGTAATAAGATTGCTCTTATCATTTCGAGAGTGCTTAAACTTGTTTACCAAGTACAGTGGGTTTACATGTGCAGTCTGCAAATGAGATAAGTGATGATGTTACACCAACAAGCATTATATCCAAGTTGTCATTGCTCGTTCTCCATTTTCCTCGTCTGCGCATTGTTTGGTCGCGCAGCTTGCATGCCACTGCTGAAATTTTCTCTACTCTTAAAGCGAATCAAGATGAACCTGATGAGGCTAAGGCAATTAGAATTGGTGTCCCATCAGAAGATGGTATTATCGAGGATGATATCAGGTATGGTTCCTGTATTCTTGTTATCGCTGAGTTTCCTACTCTAAGCATCATTCTcgcttaaattttttttggaagaaaCAATGATCTCAAAAACTATTGATAAAATTGATAGTACGAGTTAGAAAATTTGAGATAGAATTGATACAATTGATAAAGGTTTGGATAGagttaataaatttgaaaaatagggatataattgataaaaatctaatattattatttgggaTGTATTTATGATTATGGGGTATGATTTTGTTTGTCAGAgctgaaaattttaatacgTCTGCGGTTGAGTTCCTTAGACGGCTTCCTGGGGTAACAGATTCCAATTATCGGTTGATAATGGATAAGTGTAAAAGCTTGGCAGAAGTTGCCCTACTTCCAACGGAGGAGCTAGCGGTGTTGATGGGAGGTCACAGAGCTGCCAAAACCTTGAGAGATTTTCTTGATGCCAAGTTTCCCACCTTGCTTTAGAGTTCCTTTGATTTTTACAGCTTCTTAGGTAATGCATTATTTCCCACATGTCTCAGctttcatatatatttcattctttcatagtattttatttagagGCTAACATTTAGATAATGTCTGTTGCTGGGTTACTGAAAAACAGTTACCTATCTACTTGATTGTATTACAACAAAATTCATATTGTATGCGCTTTTATCTCTGCATAAATGTAGCAaaatttgtactattatttcattaaacccttttttatatatctagGAACTTAAGATTGTGTAGATTATATCTTTCTCTGTTTGTGAACAATCTAATAATCAAACCATTTTATATAACGTAATGATTCATGATCTTTGCCATATTAACCATGCTCTGTGATAGAACTATAAGATCTTGGAAAAATATGAGCATGCAACAACAATTGAAGTCGTAGtacttaataattaaaaatatcacaacaTTTAAGAATCGGTATTTGTCGTTTCCAACTCCCAAAAGAATGTGACAAACTGGAAAAGGAATGCATAATTACGCTACTTACGATAAGAATGTAAACACTAGTTACAAacttactataatttatagtttcaattttcttaaacTTGATTGTTGATATTAGATGTATCTCCATTAATATGCATGCCAACAAAAGAGCGTAGATGTTGATAAATGGTGCctatattaaacaaaaaaactactaattactataaattcgCTATGAAAGTTCTTGTAATTTGCAAATCGGTTAACTGAATATGGTTTATGGTTCTTTGAAGTCTCACATTAGGCGTCGGATGTGCTGGACCAGAAATAGACTGCGTTTTTTGAAAGTGAGTACGAGTGATTTGTTTCTCTTTGTTTTGACTGAAGCTCTCTCTACCCAACTCTTCAATCTTATCTACCCTTTCACCACCATTTCCATCCTTGAATCCTTTAAATTGCATTATTCATGTTTACTTGGTCGTCTTCTattaaacacatttttatcattatcttACTCACCAAATATTTATagtacaatttttcttttttagtttgaattttaCGAGCACCGCTGCTAGGAAAGTTCCTCGTGAATCTTGTCACTCTTTGTGAGTATCAATGTGCTTGCTAATGCCATTTAGCAAGAGCACGTGACATGtgaataattttgtaaattttatagtataatcgatggattaaaaaaatgggaGTGTCATCAGAAATGGATCTGAAAAGGAAAGTAGAGATTGAGTGTTTATTCAAGATGGTAACAAATGGATGgccataatattatgtgacCAACCACAATATGGAATATGGAGTAGCTTCCTCCTCCCTCTCCCTGATATGAGAATGAGGTAAGGTTTAAGAGCAGAGACACACGTAGACGCGGAAACCACTGTTGAGTTTTTCAAAGACAAATCGCTTTCTCTCCTTTTGCATTGGTTGGGGCTTATTAAGGGTGTTCTAGCTTTCCTAAACGTGTCTCCCTCTTTCAGCACTTGCCCACTACCTATTACAGTGCACTGCTCAATTATTGTTTCTCAACTTATTATAGTATCACCTTTTCTATACACCTTAACCTATTAAAAACTATCCCCATTATTGCAAATTATATTCTAATCTTTTCTATATGAACTTAAATTAGCCTTTTTGTTTCGTTAtctgaatttgaaattgaaattgaaagttGTAACTCGAAACTAATCTGAGTTACTGATTAGTCTTTTTATGTTGACGACAAAATTGACGATATGAGAAAACAACCAAAACAATGATTCCAGAAGTCCCAATATTAGATTAATCTCTAACTTGCAATTCTAGAGTAAGAGAAAACATtgaatgagtctaatatgctAGTATCGTATTATTGTCACGAATCTGTAACAAATTCTAAAGATTGAGGTTTAATTTGCGATTATCTAAAAACATTAAGgggatttattatttttaaaaaaattatgcgCAGTCAAGATGcgttaaaataatactactactagtataatttaagaatttatatttataatagcaataaaaatgtataaatttcATGCATTAAAACCGATAGAATTTgtttttccttaaaaaaaaattgtgtttagaCCAAATGTTCTAGTAGAGGCTGGGATGAGGGGGAACTGTACGGTGCACTGTACTTGCGTATCTATTTCAGTGGCTATGCTTCTAGAAGGGCACGTTAATAGTTGTACTAGTAGGAAtagatttctttattttgttcttCGTATTTCCTCTACAAATAATTACTCACGGTAGGTGTAGTTGTAGTGCAATTACGTATATTAGTTTAGTACAACTAACATTTTATGTTCTATCTAAGTAACAGAATGAGGCTTTTCTTTTTGTAGTGACAAcataaaataaccaaaatgAATGTTAATGTGATGAGCAAGTTGCCATAGCTAGGCTAGGTAGGGTGTATGTGAGAGGGTTGTGTTCCACTtgttatactcctatttagcaattttggatttttggtgCCACTAATTAGGAAAAGGGATCCTAGTTTTATAATCTGATCAGGATTGAGATGGACTGCCCACAGCTTTGCACTTTCTCCTATATTACATAGACATAGAGCTGAGCTAGCAAGTACAATAAAAGTATGATTTGGCAACTTCATCCCCACTTAACTATTTCCACAATATATATCTACAATAGTTAAGCTGACCCAGCAATTCAACTATGATTTGGCAATCCCCTATGAATTCCAAACTTCATCCACTTAATATCATTTCCACCAATCCCATTATCAGCCATAAGCTACCAATCTACCATTCTTTGTTTAGATTTCATAACCGTTCTTTTCTAGAGTGACCTCCATAACATTTATAAGAAaatcacattaattaattaaactttgCTGCCACAGGCTGGATATACAAACTAATGATGGAACTACTATTTAACAAGTATTTAGAAGAACAATTGGGGAATAAACTATCACTACAGAGGGACACAAAGTGGCCTAGAAGTATTACTTTTACATCAAATATCAATTCTCCTTAGATATATCATACATATACAAGCATGATTAGTGAATGCACTAATTATATGTCATTACAAAAAGGTGTTTATGTTTATGAACTGTTCTCCAATCAAGGGGCCACACTTTGGTTCACTTCCACTACCTTGATAAACAATTGCTACAAATTGAATTTCCAAGTGTCTTCTCCTCCCTACCTTAATTGAGCTATAAATATAGGTTCCTCGCCAAGGATTTTATCCACCcacattaataatttatcaaacGAAAAAGAGTTACTTTTGCTTCAAAATTTGATAGGCATTAGATGCATGCAATGGGTTCATCACACCATTACTACTTTGTGTTTTCAGCTGTTTTGGTAGTAGCTGCTGCCTCCCTCTGTTTGGCTGATGATCCTTTTATTTGCACTAGAGCCACCTACTACGGAAGCCCCGAATGCTACGGAAATCCAagtatctatctatctatctatctatctatctattcTTCGTCAACTTTTATTATACAAGTTTAAGTATTGTTTAATAtgctgaaatgaaaaattttgAAGGTGGAGCATGTGGATATGGAGAATATGGTAGAACAGTATACAATGGGCAAGTGAGTGGAGTCTCAAGGCTTTACCGGAATGGCACTGGCTGTGGTGCCTGCTACCAGgtaaattctctctctcaaattaagATACTCCATTTAGTTTATAACGAAGCATATCTCAGTTGATAAGACGCTTACGCCTTGCTTCCAGGTTAGATGCAAAATTGCAGCACATTGCACCGACGAAGGAACGGAGGTGGTGGCGACGGATTACGGCGAGGGGCACTACACGGACTTCATATTGAGCACACGCGCCTATGCTAACCTGGCGAAGCCGAACATGGCCGCTGAGCTATTTGCGTACGGCGTGGTGGACGTGGAGTACCGACGGATCCCGTGCCGTTACTCCTCCAACCTGGTGATCAAAGTTCACGAGCGCAGCAGCTACCCTCACTACTTGGCCGTCGTACCTATCTACCAATCGGGCACCACGGATATCACTGCGCTTCAAATATGGCAGGAGGACTGCAAGGAATGGAGGGAAATGCGAAGGGTATACGGAGCGGTCTGGGACACGCAGAGCCCACCGTTGGGGGCTGCGATAAGCTTACGACTCCAGATTGTGGCCACTGCGAACGCAGAGGCGAAGTGGGTGCAGCTTTCGAGTGTGATCGCTGCCGATTGGAAGGCTGGCCTCACATACGACGCTGCCATTCAACTCAACTGATCCTACTGCAACCTCTCTATATAATACagaatatatattgatattgtaaCTACTACTTGGTGTTTACCTCTACTCTGCAATCTGTGTgtgtgaatatatatttatatgtgcGTCGTATTTGAATAAGAAGGATATTTCTCTGtgcaaattaaatagaaaacacTCAAAAAGATAAGCAGCCTTTAATACCACTTTGTTGAGTTAGCTTTGtgcaattttttatgtttacagAAGCTCAAAATTCAAGTTGATTAAATGACAGTAGCATACAAGCAAATGCAACATCATATTGCCAGAGATAAGGAAAAGTGTGAACAAAATATAACACGTGACTTATTCCTGACTGACTGCATTCTCATCCTTGATCACACAACAGAAAGTAGGGATCAGTCAACTTCCATTtccttcctctctctctcagagTCTTTAGTCGACCATAGCTTAATTGTTCGATCGTGTGAGACGGTTGTAATGTATTGTCCATCTGCCAAGGCATAACAACTCAGTAAATGCCTTATATTTTAACTGTTTGAAAaccatataaaactaaattagAAACAACAGTCCTCCGGAATAAAACTGACCTGCAACAACATCCAACGACGTAATCTTTGCTTCATGCCCAGATAATGTCTTAACAGGCCGGAAATCTCTCGACGACCAAACCTAACAAGAAAGATCCGAGATAAGGATGGGATAAGtaaaaagtaactaaaaagaaagcaGGTTGGAGTGAGGCATCTATGAGCGAACCTTAGCAGTCGTATCATATGAAG
The genomic region above belongs to Salvia hispanica cultivar TCC Black 2014 chromosome 3, UniMelb_Shisp_WGS_1.0, whole genome shotgun sequence and contains:
- the LOC125214463 gene encoding expansin-like B1; the encoded protein is MHAMGSSHHYYFVFSAVLVVAAASLCLADDPFICTRATYYGSPECYGNPSGACGYGEYGRTVYNGQVSGVSRLYRNGTGCGACYQVRCKIAAHCTDEGTEVVATDYGEGHYTDFILSTRAYANLAKPNMAAELFAYGVVDVEYRRIPCRYSSNLVIKVHERSSYPHYLAVVPIYQSGTTDITALQIWQEDCKEWREMRRVYGAVWDTQSPPLGAAISLRLQIVATANAEAKWVQLSSVIAADWKAGLTYDAAIQLN